One Symphalangus syndactylus isolate Jambi chromosome 10, NHGRI_mSymSyn1-v2.1_pri, whole genome shotgun sequence genomic region harbors:
- the LOC134731532 gene encoding collagen, type I, alpha 1a-like, which produces MGGRAEALLTSSRMGRPGRGAPHFFPDGAAGQRRSSLLPGRGARAEALLTSSRAGRPGRGAPHFFPGGAAGQRRSSLLPGRGGRAEALLTSSRTGRPGRGAPHFFPDGAPGQRRSSLLPGRGARAEALLTSSRAGRPGRGAPHFFPGGAAGQRRSSLLPGRGGRAEALLTSSRAGRPGRGAPHFFPDGAAGQRRSSLPPGRGGRAEALLPSQTMGGRAEALLTSQTMGGRAEALLTSQTGRPGRGAPHFPDGVAGQRRSSLPRRWVAGQRRSSLPRRWVAGQRRSSLPRRWVAGQRRSSLPRRWVAGQRRSSLPRRGGRAEALLTSQTVGGRAEALLTSQTVGGRAEALLTSQTVGGRAEALLTSQTVGGRAEALLTSQTVGGRAEALLTSQTVGGRAEALLTSQAVGGRAEVLLTSQTGRPGRGAPHLPDGAAAGQGLQSQHPGRPRQAAGG; this is translated from the coding sequence atgggtggccgggcagaggcgctcctcacttcttcccggatggggcggccgggcagaggcgctcctcacttcttcccggacggggcggccgggcagaggcgctcctcacttcttcccggacggggcgcccgggcagaggcgctcctcacttcttcccgggcggggcgcccgggcagaggcgctcctcacttcttcccgggcggggcggccgggcagaggcgctcctcacttcttcccgggcggggcggccgggcagaggcgctcctcacttcttcccggacggggcggccgggcagaggcgctcctcacttcttcccggacggggcgcccgggcagaggcgctcctcacttcttcccggacggggcgcccgggcagaggcgctcctcacttcttcccgggcggggcggccgggcagaggcgctcctcacttcttcccgggcggcgcggccgggcagaggcgctcctcacttcttcccggacggggcggccgggcagaggcgctcctcacttcttcccgggcggggcggccgggcagaggcgctcctcacttcttcccggacggggcggccgggcagaggcgctcctcacttcctcccggacggggcggccgggcagaggcgctcctcccctcccagacgatgggaggccgggcagaggcgctcctcacttcccagacgatgggtggccgggcagaggcgctcctcacttcccagacggggcggccgggcagaggcgctcctcacttcccagacggggtggctgggcagaggcgctcctcacttcccagacgatgggtggccgggcagaggcgctcctcacttcccagacgatgggtggccgggcagaggcgctcctcacttcccagacgatgggtggccgggcagaggcgctcctcacttcccagacgatgggtggccgggcagaggcgctcctcacttcccagacggggcggccgggcagaggcgctcctcacttcccagacggtgggtggccgggcggaggcgctcctcacttcccagacggtgggtggccgggcggaggcgctcctcacttcccagacggtgggtggccgggcggaggcgctcctcacttcccagacggtgggtggccgggcggaggcgctcctcacttcccagacggtgggtggccgggcggaggcgctcctcacttcccagacggtgggtggccgggcggaggcgctcctcacttcccaggcggtgggtggccgggcagaggtgctcctcacctcccagacggggcggccgggcagaggcgctccccaccttccagatggggcggcggccgggcaggggctgcaatcccagcaccctggcaggccaaggcaggcggccggggggtag